In one Bacillus rossius redtenbacheri isolate Brsri chromosome 11, Brsri_v3, whole genome shotgun sequence genomic region, the following are encoded:
- the LOC134536986 gene encoding uncharacterized protein LOC134536986 isoform X3, translating to MGDKQFVARFHSLSGKTIGEKLKSLNHLTRDIRSTCSQEDVDQFIAAVKPANNFEKLLKGRLIDTFKKTRDVVDVLKCEDRLFIKQVLGCDWFFEGSSTDFPTCEFFFTDVFPNTSFNTRNDIIHSLSLHLRDERVAEQFFSAVRSEYGLQQAKCLLCACRAHFVQSVLDTDGARLHFTEREVSRLVTKFPLLVRLNFKNQCFTALQSTILQTMLNVDVKIFIELFEIIEYHVDIEIGRRACKKIIGCNPSAVVKSATKYLRVTKPKYLQKYLAPEDFTKFYLAIFPKSYNDAYFFVDGGEFYTVVESLAPEKRLDLMLSSFEKVYGQQLLALPDLVGEKLLQMLPADKRETCAQLKIELCLSRDEDETLWICYLPTGKSVPTLKKLLLQAPDLDQRCRLISYLILTCKVNEDLDELASVCKHVVARYRNDDISLRINVLNELSQKFDLLKLDDRHWTSVLEVIKIIFLNAEHESNRWLLCEIIGKSVHYRLNQNADISEQIDQLIIFKEWIVLEDKPEYQQVIFKAFGERIPLSKKVNAPLTSLALSLLSSVSCWNMTHTSFQFSLHNFSWVVENLKIIIETDLHRSKNEVLEHLKYDLETKQLVCPEHVYQDKVVKDLLYFLKMDTEKFIKNAEEELAFLLSKNPRNYKQLFKTWNLRSFTNIKEVVVQICSEALKDVIGTRKQENAIIILSFLMDAESFVRLIEPFQPVTDKIDPADENTEKMLPLIKTSALCLKNVNPWNDYSSVAKFCKGDYLKYVLGSLMSVCYNTNQRKIVPFLETLTDSPVSVKKHAVRLSFNIVSKPQLMSLLSNLWNRDKNPATREILLALVWKAFSEPSADKFTLLKYCLKSLTVDDKNLFDKLSDDSHIPDEYKAEYIQLCWDKLHDLLQQGAKTKTHISQLISKCENAVELLPPSFCEHVLQKYLCEGSPHKEACIELAVVYALKSGTENVLNERYNFISKLFKDLIVRSASGRNDVASFISQLCTQVLLSKYEMTLQVLEKFLLIWPSVLSPVHKFESFLLHNFTFFYFSGMPEFNLVSFGKVSLAYVTSWLNEYGSEAIILVCRTLKSFVSSVQRFHCGDCEKEETQYQVISGLLTEPVPKHAYIMAAYLIPECLDLPEEKARFIPIISTLFRVQDKSVGVIINSLPVFKNNLKLLDNDM from the coding sequence ATGGGAGACAAACAGTTTGTGGCTCGGTTCCACTCGCTGAGCGGTAAAACCATCGGAGAAAAACTGAAGAGCCTGAACCACCTGACCAGAGACATCAGGTCCACTTGCTCGCAGGAGGATGTCGACCAGTTCATTGCAGCCGTGAAGCCGGCCAATAACTTTGAAAAACTGCTGAAAGGCAGACTGATAGACACGTTCAAGAAGACTCGGGACGTGGTGGATGTCTTGAAGTGTGAAGACAGATTGTTTATAAAGCAAGTGCTTGGCTGTGACTGGTTCTTCGAAGGCAGCAGTACCGACTTCCCCACGTGCGAGTTCTTCTTCACAGACGTGTTCCCCAACACGTCGTTCAACACCCGCAACGACATCATCCACTCGTTATCGCTGCACTTGAGGGACGAGCGTGTGGCGGAGCAGTTCTTCAGCGCGGTCAGGAGCGAGTACGGACTCCAGCAGGCCAAGTGCTTGCTGTGCGCGTGCCGTGCACACTTCGTGCAGTCCGTTCTCGACACGGACGGCGCTCGCCTGCACTTCACGGAGCGAGAGGTGTCGCGGCTGGTGACGAAGTTCCCTCTCCTCGTGAGACTCAACTTCAAAAACCAGTGTTTCACTGCCCTTCAGTCTACAATTCTGCAAACCATGTTAAATGTggatgttaaaatatttatagagTTGTTTGAAATAATAGAATACCATGTTGATATTGAAATTGGCAGACGAGCATGCAAGAAAATAATCGGTTGTAATCCATCTGCCGTTGTAAAGTCAGCAACAAAGTACCTTAGAGTGACAAAACCTAAATATTTGCAAAAGTATTTAGCACCAGAAGATTTtacaaagttttatttagctaTATTTCCAAAATCTTATAATGATGCCTACTTCTTTGTAGATGGTGGGGAATTTTATACAGTGGTAGAGTCTCTGGCTCCAGAGAAACGCTTGGACCTGATGCTCAGTAGTTTTGAGAAGGTGTACGGGCAACAGTTACTGGCACTCCCAGACCTTGTCGGGGAGAAGCTACTCCAGATGTTGCCAGCGGACAAGAGAGAGACGTGTGCACAGCTGAAGATAGAGCTGTGCTTGAGCAGAGATGAAGATGAGACACTCTGGATCTGTTACCTGCCCACAGGGAAGTCTGTTCCGACGTTGAAGAAGCTTCTATTACAGGCACCAGACCTGGATCAAAGATGTCGCCTGATATCTTACCTCATACTCACATGCAAGGTTAATGAGGATTTGGATGAGTTGGCGTCCGTTTGTAAGCATGTTGTGGCACGGTACCGCAATGACGACATTTCACTGAGAATTAATGTACTGAATGAATTAAGTCAAAAATTTGATCTTCTGAAACTGGATGATAGGCACTGGACCTCAGTTCTGGAAGtgatcaaaataattttcttgaatgCTGAACATGAGAGTAACCGTTGGCTTCTGTGTGAAATTATAGGCAAATCTGTTCATTACAGACTGAACCAAAATGCTGACATTAGTGAACAAATTGACCAGTTGATTATTTTTAAGGAATGGATTGTTTTAGAAGATAAACCTGAGTATCAGCAAGTTATTTTTAAGGCATTCGGAGAAAGAATTCCTCTGTCTAAGAAAGTAAATGCACCATTGACCTCTCTAGCCTTATCACTTTTGAGTTCTGTAAGTTGTTGGAACATGACACATACATCATTTCAGTTTTCCCTTCACAATTTTTCTTGGGTTGTAGaaaacctaaaaattattatagAGACAGATTTGCATAGGAGCAAAAATGAAGTCCTggaacatttaaagtatgatttaGAAACCAAACAGCTAGTGTGTCCAGAGCATGTTTACCAAGACAAGGTGGTAAAGGATTTGTTGTATTTTCTAAAAATGGACACAGAAAAGTTTATTAAGAATGCTGAGGAAGAATTAGCCTTTTTACTCAGTAAGAACCCTAGGAATTACAAGCAACTTTTTAAGACATGGAACTTGCGAAGTTTTACTAATATTAAGGAAGTTGTTGTCCAGATATGCAGCGAAGCTCTCAAGGATGTGATAGGAACACGCAAACAAGAAAATGCCATCATCATTTTATCATTCCTCATGGATGCTGAGAGTTTTGTGCGTTTGATTGAGCCTTTCCAACCTGTGACAGACAAAATAGACCCAGCGGATGAAAACACGGAGAAGATGCTACCTTTGATTAAAACTTCTGCATTGTGTTTGAAGAATGTCAATCCGTGGAATGACTACAGCAGTGTGGCCAAGTTTTGCAAGGGAGATTACCTCAAGTATGTTCTTGGGTCCTTGATGAGTGTGTGTTACAACACGAACCAGAGAAAGATTGTTCCATTCTTGGAGACGCTGACTGATTCTCCAGTGTCTGTAAAGAAACACGCAGTGAGGTTGTCGTTCAACATCGTCAGTAAGCCGCAGCTGATGTCTCTGCTCAGTAATCTGTGGAACAGAGACAAGAACCCAGCCACTCGCGAGATTCTTCTGGCCCTAGTGTGGAAGGCATTCTCCGAACCTAGCGCTGACAAGTTCACACTCCTGAAGTACTGCTTGAAGTCCCTCACGGTGGACGACAAGAACCTCTTCGACAAACTGTCGGACGACTCTCACATCCCGGATGAATACAAGGCAGAATACATCCAACTGTGCTGGGACAAGTTGCACGACTTGCTTCAGCAAGGAGCCAAAACCAAGACTCATATTTCTCAGCTCATATCTAAGTGTGAGAACGCAGTAGAGTTGCTTCCACCCAGCTTCTGTGAACACGTGCTCCAGAAGTACTTGTGTGAAGGCTCGCCGCATAAAGAAGCATGCATCGAATTAGCAGTTGTGTATGCCTTAAAGTCTGGTACCGAAAATGTGCTAAATGAACGatacaattttatttcaaaattgtttAAGGATTTGATAGTACGAAGCGCCTCCGGAAGAAATGATGTGGCATCATTCATCAGCCAATTGTGTACTCAGGTTTTACTTTCTAAATATGAAATGACTCTGCAAGTATTGGAAAAATTTTTGCTGATTTGGCCATCAGTACTAAGTCCAGTACATAAATTTGAGTCCTTTTTGTTGCATAACTTCACGTTTTTCTATTTCAGTGGCATGCCAGAGTTTAATTTGGTTAGTTTTGGTAAAGTTAGCTTGGCCTATGTCACTTCATGGCTGAATGAGTATGGTTCAGAAGCTATAATTCTGGTTTGCAGAACTTTAAAGAGTTTTGTGAGCTCTGTTCAGAGATTTCATTGTGGTGATTGCGAGAAGGAGGAGACACAATATCAGGTAATATCCGGTCTTCTCACGGAACCTGTGCCAAAACACGCCTACATAATGGCAGCCTATTTGATTCCAGAATGTTTGGATCTTCCAGAAGAGAAAGCTAGATTCATACCTATTATTTCAACATTATTCAGAGTTCAGGATAAGTCAGTAGGTGTAATAATTAATTCCttgccagtttttaaaaataatttaaaactgctTGATAATGACATGTGA